A window of Halobellus sp. LT62 contains these coding sequences:
- a CDS encoding DUF7289 family protein, translated as MRGARGSDAADSADAIRPPSTAWRGDDRAVSETVSFVLVFALVVGSVGTVYAVGVSELEGTRDAERVENAERAFDVLADNLRDVLEGAPSRGTEVKLADATVRSAENASMNVTVDPDGGESVWWEFSLRPLVYESAAGGEVRLSNGAVLRDSERGGAAVVRDPPLIADGVADGTGDGDARVRLTLVKQEHVGSAAIGGSQTVRIRTAAGRPRLFYDADGGHDIRVNVTTPYTDAWERQYESSGFDCTEVTEPTADTSGTISCTVSDVDRVTVVWVRVTTSFE; from the coding sequence ATGCGAGGGGCCCGGGGGAGTGACGCCGCCGATTCGGCGGATGCCATCCGTCCGCCGTCGACGGCGTGGCGTGGCGACGACCGCGCGGTCAGCGAGACCGTGAGCTTCGTCCTCGTTTTCGCACTCGTCGTCGGTTCCGTCGGCACCGTCTACGCCGTCGGCGTCTCCGAGTTGGAGGGGACCCGCGACGCCGAGCGCGTCGAGAACGCCGAGCGTGCCTTCGACGTTCTCGCGGACAACCTGCGCGACGTCCTCGAAGGGGCACCCAGTCGGGGGACGGAGGTGAAGCTCGCTGACGCCACGGTTCGCTCGGCGGAGAACGCCTCGATGAACGTGACCGTCGATCCCGACGGCGGCGAGTCGGTCTGGTGGGAGTTCTCGCTGCGGCCGCTCGTCTACGAGTCCGCGGCGGGCGGTGAGGTCCGACTCAGCAACGGCGCGGTGCTCCGCGACAGCGAGCGCGGCGGGGCGGCGGTGGTTCGGGATCCGCCACTGATCGCCGACGGCGTCGCCGACGGGACTGGCGACGGCGACGCGAGGGTGCGACTCACGCTCGTCAAACAGGAGCACGTCGGGAGCGCCGCGATCGGCGGCTCACAGACGGTCCGAATCCGCACGGCCGCCGGGAGACCGCGCCTGTTCTACGACGCTGACGGGGGACACGACATCAGGGTGAACGTCACGACGCCCTACACCGACGCGTGGGAGCGGCAGTACGAGTCGTCCGGGTTCGATTGTACCGAGGTCACCGAGCCGACCGCCGACACGTCCGGGACGATCTCCTGTACGGTCTCCGACGTCGATCGGGTGACAGTCGTGTGGGTCCGCGTGACGACGTCGTTCGAGTGA
- a CDS encoding ATPase, T2SS/T4P/T4SS family — MASDDDASSSDPERDGDDALEGDGDERPSTREGDAVDPDAGTSGADGAGGLQPTDDAEPPADGSTTPPTAESDRPSDQPSDTGEADGSATADAAPDDTELGGPRVAVDEYTWADFLDEYGVDGDVETLYDGFDPRAYSGEDAENARWDDGVEIPEPTREDWDEVSVDAESQLGFHPVDTEDEFVSAIGEAQRIQGEFEAFCDPETTPVVKDVWLWEHYKREYYYEADGSRPRDGDGEIERFDETEALGFDPDAIEDVLAHGAKRAEELDEVVEERTVDVNPDLDEDAFFSDARGATTVVNRYDLEKAVPMEKKTHFREVERYWVNEPHSFVIIFHSTKENEKKYYAIEPHQNRLEADLAEYLTGKLRTAIKYDDESVVGGGPDTRRGVIEQQSLELLERYNLYQVPENPRETGLSVLTARNDATAGEAGEAGEADGTGFLSKFEFDLPFGSGDGGEDAAGDTEADASEASTTASTATDGGAARSASPGSLASIARSLGLREGSLGGHLDGLLAAGESEPDDPSLDGIAARPEPAVLAEDSTDLTDYQVEKLLYVLRRDFIGYERIDPIKHDVNVEDISCDGYNSPVFVYHSDYEQIISNIYHGEDELDDFVVKLAQRSGKGISKRRPQVDATLPDGSRAQLTLGREVSDHGTNYTIRQFKDVPFTPIDLINWKTFSLEEMAFLWLCIENDKSLIFAGGTASGKTTSLNAVSLFIPSNSKIVSIEDTREVELPQRNWVASVTRPSFSDDDRGDVDEFDLLEAALRQRPDYIVMGEIRGEEGRTLFQVMSTGHTTYTTFHADSVGEVLKRFTTDPINVSKTMFTALDLVSIQTSTRVQGNKVRRNKSLTEINHYDAENDEINVQDVYQWQAEGDEFLKMGSSNTLEDVRFDRGWTRAELDDELFKRHVVLAYLIDRGLNTYSQVAATLQAFINDQETILALMARDDLERSLEDLREMESVEINVDPEKEEMVPRPSPGEEIRDVCAEILDRADEELWPEYRDLEDVDVADALLDVESAPDVTADAGDHPELDALDERAEAPALDDGSGTPTLDDGADTPALEDEVGDESETPALDPSPDESSASAEGGDDVAQADDGDVLARTDDASDADERTDAAGFDGEASDGEFGIEDLLEGPSDSEADGTETSESGPESGLDAPAADAADPSASDPAEANGFDLDSDADVDEDSDVAVDKEVNADVGDEANTEANEEQDADEAWDFGDVRQVDGDEGAEHDGDEGGDERAPDESTETDR, encoded by the coding sequence ATGGCAAGCGACGACGACGCGTCGTCATCCGATCCCGAACGGGACGGCGACGACGCGTTGGAGGGCGACGGGGACGAGCGCCCGTCGACTCGCGAGGGGGACGCCGTCGATCCGGATGCCGGAACGTCGGGCGCGGATGGGGCTGGGGGGCTTCAGCCGACCGACGACGCGGAGCCACCGGCGGACGGATCGACCACACCGCCGACGGCGGAGTCCGACCGACCGTCGGATCAGCCCTCGGATACCGGCGAGGCCGACGGCTCCGCGACGGCGGACGCCGCGCCCGACGACACCGAACTCGGCGGGCCGCGCGTCGCCGTCGACGAGTACACGTGGGCCGACTTTCTGGACGAGTACGGCGTCGACGGCGACGTCGAGACGCTGTACGACGGATTCGACCCGCGGGCGTACTCCGGCGAGGACGCCGAGAACGCGCGCTGGGACGACGGCGTCGAGATCCCCGAGCCCACCCGCGAAGACTGGGACGAGGTCAGCGTCGACGCCGAGTCTCAGCTCGGGTTCCACCCCGTCGACACCGAAGACGAGTTCGTCTCGGCGATCGGCGAGGCACAGCGAATTCAGGGGGAGTTCGAGGCGTTCTGCGACCCCGAGACGACGCCCGTCGTCAAGGACGTCTGGCTCTGGGAGCACTACAAGCGCGAGTACTACTACGAGGCCGACGGGTCGCGACCGCGGGACGGCGACGGCGAGATCGAGCGGTTCGACGAGACCGAGGCGCTGGGGTTCGATCCCGACGCGATCGAGGACGTGCTCGCCCACGGCGCGAAGCGCGCCGAGGAACTCGACGAGGTCGTCGAGGAGCGCACCGTCGACGTGAACCCCGACCTCGACGAGGACGCCTTCTTCAGCGACGCGCGGGGGGCGACGACGGTTGTCAACCGCTACGACCTCGAAAAGGCCGTTCCGATGGAGAAGAAGACCCACTTCAGAGAGGTCGAGCGTTACTGGGTCAACGAACCGCACTCGTTCGTGATCATCTTCCACTCGACGAAGGAGAACGAGAAGAAGTACTACGCGATCGAGCCGCATCAAAACCGGCTCGAGGCCGACTTGGCGGAGTACCTGACCGGGAAGCTCCGGACGGCGATCAAATACGACGACGAGAGCGTCGTCGGAGGGGGCCCCGACACTCGCCGAGGGGTCATCGAACAGCAGTCGCTGGAACTGCTCGAACGGTACAACCTCTATCAGGTCCCGGAGAACCCCCGGGAGACGGGACTGTCCGTTCTGACGGCGCGAAACGACGCCACCGCGGGCGAGGCGGGCGAGGCGGGTGAAGCAGACGGAACGGGATTCCTCTCGAAGTTCGAGTTCGACCTTCCGTTCGGGAGTGGCGACGGCGGGGAGGACGCGGCCGGCGACACCGAGGCCGACGCGTCGGAAGCGTCGACGACCGCCTCTACAGCGACCGACGGGGGCGCGGCTCGGTCAGCGTCACCGGGGTCGTTGGCGTCAATCGCCCGCTCGTTGGGACTGCGCGAAGGCTCTCTCGGCGGCCACCTCGATGGGCTCCTCGCGGCAGGCGAATCCGAGCCCGACGACCCGTCGCTCGACGGCATCGCCGCACGGCCGGAACCGGCCGTGCTGGCGGAGGATTCGACCGACCTGACCGACTACCAAGTCGAGAAGCTGCTGTACGTCCTCCGACGGGACTTCATCGGCTACGAGCGCATCGATCCGATCAAACACGACGTCAACGTCGAGGACATCTCCTGCGACGGGTACAACTCGCCGGTGTTCGTCTACCACTCCGACTACGAGCAGATCATCTCGAACATCTACCACGGCGAGGACGAGCTGGACGACTTCGTCGTCAAACTCGCCCAGCGGTCCGGAAAGGGGATCTCCAAGCGGCGGCCGCAGGTCGACGCGACGCTTCCGGACGGCTCTCGCGCGCAGCTCACGCTCGGCCGCGAGGTGTCTGATCACGGGACGAACTACACCATCCGGCAGTTCAAGGACGTCCCGTTCACGCCGATCGACCTCATCAACTGGAAGACGTTCTCTCTCGAGGAAATGGCGTTCCTCTGGCTCTGCATCGAGAACGACAAGAGCCTCATCTTCGCCGGCGGGACGGCCTCCGGGAAGACGACCTCGCTGAACGCGGTGTCGCTCTTCATCCCCTCGAACTCGAAGATCGTCTCGATCGAGGACACCCGCGAGGTCGAGTTGCCGCAGCGGAACTGGGTCGCCTCCGTCACGCGCCCGTCGTTCAGCGACGACGACCGCGGCGACGTCGACGAGTTCGACCTGCTGGAGGCGGCGCTCCGACAGCGCCCCGACTACATCGTGATGGGCGAGATCCGCGGCGAGGAGGGGCGGACGCTCTTTCAGGTGATGAGTACCGGGCACACGACGTACACGACCTTCCACGCCGACAGCGTCGGCGAGGTCCTCAAGCGGTTCACGACCGATCCGATTAATGTCTCAAAGACGATGTTCACCGCGCTGGATCTCGTCTCGATCCAGACGTCGACCCGCGTGCAGGGCAACAAGGTGCGGCGGAACAAGTCCTTAACCGAAATCAACCACTACGACGCCGAGAACGACGAGATCAACGTCCAAGACGTCTACCAGTGGCAGGCCGAGGGCGACGAGTTCCTCAAGATGGGCTCGTCGAACACCCTCGAAGATGTCCGCTTCGACCGCGGCTGGACCAGAGCCGAACTCGACGACGAGCTGTTCAAGCGGCACGTCGTGCTCGCGTACCTGATCGACCGCGGGCTCAACACGTACTCGCAGGTCGCGGCGACGCTGCAGGCGTTCATCAACGATCAGGAGACGATCCTCGCGCTGATGGCCCGCGACGACCTCGAACGCAGCCTCGAAGACCTGCGAGAGATGGAATCGGTCGAGATCAACGTCGATCCCGAGAAGGAGGAGATGGTCCCCCGGCCTAGTCCCGGCGAAGAGATCCGAGATGTCTGTGCGGAGATCCTCGACCGCGCCGATGAGGAGTTGTGGCCCGAGTACCGCGACCTCGAAGACGTCGATGTCGCCGACGCGCTGCTCGATGTCGAATCCGCGCCGGACGTCACCGCCGACGCAGGCGATCATCCCGAACTCGACGCGCTCGACGAACGGGCGGAGGCCCCGGCGCTCGACGACGGCTCGGGAACGCCGACGCTCGACGACGGTGCCGACACACCCGCGTTGGAGGATGAAGTAGGCGACGAATCGGAGACGCCGGCGCTCGATCCGAGTCCGGACGAGTCGTCGGCGTCTGCGGAGGGCGGAGACGACGTCGCTCAGGCGGACGACGGAGACGTCCTCGCCCGTACCGACGATGCCAGCGACGCGGACGAGCGCACCGACGCGGCGGGATTCGACGGAGAGGCGTCCGACGGGGAGTTCGGCATCGAGGATCTGCTGGAAGGGCCGTCCGACAGCGAGGCTGACGGAACGGAGACGTCCGAATCCGGTCCCGAGAGCGGCCTCGACGCGCCGGCCGCCGACGCCGCGGACCCGTCCGCGAGCGATCCCGCGGAGGCGAACGGGTTCGATCTGGACTCGGACGCGGACGTTGACGAGGACTCGGACGTGGCTGTTGATAAAGAGGTAAACGCGGACGTTGGGGATGAGGCGAATACCGAAGCAAACGAGGAACAGGACGCCGACGAGGCGTGGGACTTCGGCGACGTCAGACAGGTCGACGGCGACGAGGGAGCGGAGCACGATGGCGACGAGGGGGGAGACGAACGCGCCCCCGACGAGTCGACGGAGACCGACAGATGA
- a CDS encoding DUF7266 family protein, which translates to MTPRSRRSRSEDRTRRDRARSDRAVSITVNYVIALSITAVLISGLLISGSGYVENERDRVVREELEVIAEQLAAGIDDADRLSRSTESPPELRVGVDLPDRVASESYRIEITELSTAGTDPERYELTLRSAQSDVSVTLTVSTLLEVNETSVSGGWVAIELDTGGGGETLVVSEGGGANALSLSRPDGIHLGRTGGL; encoded by the coding sequence ATGACGCCGCGATCGCGTCGGTCTCGGTCGGAAGATCGCACGCGACGCGACCGTGCCCGATCCGATCGGGCGGTTTCGATCACCGTCAACTACGTCATCGCGCTGAGTATCACCGCGGTACTCATCTCGGGGCTGCTCATCTCGGGCAGCGGCTACGTGGAGAACGAGCGCGACCGCGTCGTCCGCGAGGAACTGGAAGTCATCGCCGAACAGCTCGCAGCCGGGATCGACGACGCGGACCGGCTCTCTCGGTCGACGGAGTCGCCGCCGGAACTCCGCGTCGGCGTCGACCTCCCCGATCGGGTCGCGAGCGAGTCCTACCGGATCGAGATCACCGAACTGTCGACAGCGGGCACGGACCCGGAGCGATACGAGTTGACGCTTCGTTCCGCACAGTCCGATGTGAGCGTCACACTTACCGTCTCGACGCTCCTCGAGGTGAACGAAACGTCCGTATCCGGCGGCTGGGTCGCCATCGAACTCGACACGGGGGGCGGGGGAGAGACGCTCGTCGTCTCGGAGGGCGGCGGCGCGAACGCGCTGTCGCTGTCGCGGCCCGACGGGATCCATCTCGGACGAACTGGGGGGCTATAG
- a CDS encoding DUF7261 family protein, which yields MADVSRVRGGSTGGPGDDRRGGGNGGDRGQLLLVGALALAVLFVALALLLNTAIYTGNLATRDAGVDATPVIEYVSESREAGVDAIRSVNDRNNSDPTDLNEALHSTMGRWDEQASHHRAVAGDVAAVEVASATNGTRIQQDDASRNFTNETGVEDWTVAAGSDLSGIRSLWFEIEESQLADDPAIGTDEVFAVEIDSDAGTTTLYVYDTGGNPEIRVDDGGDTEICQSDTGGTFAIDVPNESVGGEPCPALADLTDVGDDVAVDFRDSHLTEGTYSMVLDERRSSLSMEGVSSDSNDSPHWTHAIYEAQFDVTYRTEDVDYAAQIEVRPE from the coding sequence ATGGCGGATGTGAGTCGCGTTCGCGGCGGGTCGACAGGCGGTCCGGGGGACGACCGCAGGGGCGGCGGCAACGGCGGCGACCGCGGACAGTTACTCCTCGTCGGTGCGCTCGCCTTAGCCGTCCTGTTCGTCGCGCTGGCGCTGCTCTTGAACACCGCCATCTACACCGGGAATCTGGCGACGCGCGACGCCGGCGTCGACGCGACGCCGGTAATCGAGTACGTCTCCGAATCCCGCGAGGCCGGCGTCGACGCCATCCGATCGGTGAACGATCGGAACAACAGCGACCCGACAGACTTGAACGAGGCCCTCCACTCGACGATGGGACGCTGGGACGAGCAGGCGTCTCATCACAGGGCCGTCGCGGGCGACGTCGCCGCCGTCGAGGTCGCGAGCGCGACGAACGGGACGCGGATCCAGCAGGATGACGCCTCGCGGAACTTCACGAACGAGACGGGCGTGGAAGACTGGACGGTCGCCGCGGGCTCGGACCTCTCGGGAATCCGCTCGCTCTGGTTCGAGATCGAGGAGTCACAACTTGCGGACGATCCGGCTATCGGGACTGACGAGGTCTTCGCGGTCGAGATCGATTCGGACGCGGGAACGACGACGCTCTACGTGTACGACACCGGTGGTAACCCGGAAATCCGCGTCGACGACGGCGGCGACACCGAGATCTGTCAGTCCGATACCGGCGGGACGTTCGCGATCGACGTCCCGAACGAGTCAGTCGGAGGAGAGCCGTGTCCGGCGCTCGCGGACCTCACCGACGTCGGCGACGACGTCGCCGTCGACTTCCGGGACTCGCATTTGACCGAGGGGACGTATTCGATGGTACTCGACGAACGCCGTTCGTCGCTGTCGATGGAGGGCGTTTCGAGCGATTCGAACGACTCGCCCCACTGGACGCACGCGATCTACGAGGCGCAGTTCGACGTGACGTACCGAACCGAAGACGTCGACTATGCGGCACAGATCGAGGTGCGACCGGAATGA
- a CDS encoding DUF7288 family protein, producing MDRGQAHTLEAITAAMILVSALVFALQVTAVTPLTGSTSSQHIENQQAAVAEGVLATADENGTLVSTLLYWNESAGNWHGATDDGYVRGPPPTAFGDVLEATFLERGIAFDLTLYFVDDDGDRTPVPIVDLGEPSDHASTERRLVTLSDGDRLRNPDESVSGTTLEDASYVVSDADEEQALYSVVEVEIVVWRM from the coding sequence ATGGACCGCGGACAGGCGCACACGCTGGAGGCGATCACCGCCGCGATGATACTCGTCTCCGCGCTGGTCTTCGCGCTGCAGGTGACCGCCGTGACGCCGCTGACCGGCAGCACCTCCAGCCAGCACATCGAGAACCAACAGGCGGCCGTCGCCGAGGGCGTCCTCGCGACCGCCGATGAGAACGGCACACTCGTCTCGACGCTCCTGTACTGGAACGAGTCGGCGGGCAACTGGCACGGTGCGACCGACGACGGCTACGTCCGGGGACCGCCGCCGACGGCGTTCGGGGACGTACTCGAAGCGACGTTCCTCGAACGGGGGATCGCCTTCGACCTCACGCTGTACTTCGTCGACGACGACGGCGATCGAACGCCGGTGCCGATCGTCGACCTCGGCGAGCCGAGCGATCACGCCTCGACCGAGCGTCGCCTCGTCACGCTCTCGGATGGCGATCGGTTGCGGAACCCGGACGAATCGGTCTCGGGGACGACGCTGGAGGACGCCTCCTACGTCGTCTCGGACGCCGACGAGGAGCAAGCGCTGTATTCGGTCGTGGAGGTGGAGATCGTCGTATGGCGGATGTGA
- a CDS encoding DUF7287 family protein: MTLPARDSTARAQTTIDFAIGIGLFLLVVAFVVAFVPTIFAPFESAEGPQTADRIATSLSTDRLGEPSDPYLLNEPCTTGLFDQLNGGDDAPLSCQFNTSADTTAELFAFDGASDANVSIHELDGGVATVNGTTLSAGPTLPETRSVTSAQRVVSIDGGTYRLLVRVW, from the coding sequence ATGACGCTGCCCGCCCGCGACTCCACGGCCCGCGCGCAGACGACGATCGACTTCGCGATCGGGATCGGCCTGTTCCTGCTCGTCGTCGCCTTCGTCGTCGCCTTCGTACCGACGATCTTCGCGCCGTTCGAGAGCGCGGAGGGCCCGCAGACGGCGGATCGCATCGCGACGTCGCTGTCGACGGACAGACTCGGTGAACCGTCGGACCCGTACCTGCTGAACGAGCCCTGCACGACCGGTCTGTTCGACCAACTGAACGGCGGAGACGACGCGCCCCTCAGCTGTCAGTTCAACACCTCGGCGGACACGACCGCCGAACTGTTCGCGTTCGACGGCGCGAGCGACGCCAACGTCTCGATACATGAACTCGACGGCGGCGTCGCGACGGTAAACGGAACGACGCTCTCGGCGGGGCCGACGCTCCCGGAGACGCGATCGGTGACGTCCGCACAGCGCGTCGTCTCCATCGACGGAGGGACGTACCGACTGCTCGTGAGGGTGTGGTGA
- a CDS encoding type II secretion system F family protein, which translates to MSLDVGDADGEGLDRSTDTLGDAFYPVFQFLFDEDGDFVADLGRKLEQARMPSTVELYLSHAIAIGVIAGGALWLVGSVVAWGIFALGLVSPAAVSIGLPAPDASTAAALKALTVPAVTLVSGVVFGAIGFGLGFGSLVAVPYSKASGRKREINMLLPDAISFMYALSVGGLNQLEILEAMGRADDTYGEVAQEFQSIVRETEYFGTDYRNAIRDQAVTTPSEELSQFLTDMLSIVNSGGNMEQFLDDKKEKHLRTAKQEQETVLETLELFGEMYMTLSLFPLLLIIILVIMSMLGQAQQQLLYGTVYGLIPLTGVAFLVLVSTVKQDEPGDGYLQPSNSSERLEQINREGLIHMGLIESFVGEFRLFDRIRSREGTYKTGQLLRNPHLFFRDNPLYSLLLTVPAAIALLAVTVANGAAPLSWGGMVENPVWGTFVWWYVPVYVVGIPLAAFHTWNVRSRNAIVGKLSDNLRKLSSANDTGQTLLESVETVASTSSGKLAEEFEVMHAKVNYGMSLRSALVEFNNKYHIPRLARTVKLISKAQEASSQITEVLTTAAQASENQDDIERERKSRTRMQVAIILMTYLTLLGVMAILKTQFLDVMSGLSSQAGSSGGELSGQGLSFGGGVDTNLLSVLFFHAVTLQAALSGFISGYIRDADIVSGVKFVVILQTIALAVWMVVG; encoded by the coding sequence ATGAGTCTGGACGTCGGCGACGCCGACGGTGAGGGGCTCGACCGGAGCACGGACACGCTCGGTGACGCGTTCTACCCCGTGTTTCAGTTCCTCTTCGACGAGGACGGCGACTTCGTCGCCGACCTCGGGCGGAAGCTCGAACAGGCCCGAATGCCGTCGACGGTGGAACTGTACCTCTCACACGCCATCGCGATCGGCGTCATCGCCGGCGGCGCGCTGTGGCTCGTGGGGTCGGTCGTCGCGTGGGGAATCTTCGCGCTCGGCCTCGTTTCACCGGCGGCGGTCAGTATCGGCCTCCCCGCGCCGGACGCGTCGACGGCCGCGGCGCTGAAGGCGCTCACCGTCCCCGCGGTGACGCTCGTTTCGGGCGTCGTCTTCGGGGCGATCGGGTTCGGACTGGGATTCGGTAGTCTCGTCGCCGTACCGTACTCGAAGGCCTCTGGGAGAAAGCGCGAGATCAATATGTTGCTCCCGGACGCGATCTCGTTTATGTACGCCCTCTCGGTGGGCGGGCTGAACCAGCTCGAAATTTTAGAGGCGATGGGCCGCGCCGACGACACCTACGGCGAGGTCGCCCAAGAGTTCCAGAGCATCGTCCGCGAGACGGAGTACTTCGGGACCGACTACCGGAACGCGATCCGCGATCAGGCGGTGACGACGCCTTCCGAGGAGCTCTCGCAGTTCCTGACGGATATGCTCTCGATCGTCAACTCCGGTGGCAATATGGAGCAGTTCTTAGACGACAAAAAGGAGAAGCACCTCCGGACGGCCAAGCAGGAGCAGGAGACCGTCCTCGAAACGCTGGAGCTGTTCGGCGAGATGTATATGACGCTGTCGCTGTTTCCGCTCCTTCTCATCATCATCCTCGTCATCATGAGTATGCTCGGGCAGGCTCAGCAGCAACTCCTGTACGGGACCGTCTACGGGCTCATTCCGTTGACCGGCGTGGCCTTCCTCGTGCTCGTCTCGACGGTCAAACAGGACGAACCCGGCGACGGGTACCTCCAGCCGTCGAACAGTTCCGAGCGACTCGAACAGATCAACCGCGAAGGATTGATCCATATGGGGCTGATCGAGAGCTTCGTCGGGGAGTTCCGGCTCTTCGATCGGATCCGCTCGCGCGAGGGGACCTACAAGACGGGGCAGCTACTCAGAAACCCACACCTGTTCTTCCGAGACAACCCGCTGTACTCGCTGCTTCTGACCGTCCCCGCCGCGATCGCACTCCTCGCAGTCACCGTCGCCAACGGGGCCGCGCCGCTGTCGTGGGGCGGGATGGTCGAGAACCCCGTCTGGGGGACGTTCGTCTGGTGGTACGTGCCGGTGTACGTCGTCGGGATCCCGCTGGCGGCGTTTCACACGTGGAACGTCCGCTCGCGGAACGCTATCGTCGGCAAGCTCTCGGACAACCTCCGGAAGCTCTCCAGCGCGAACGACACCGGCCAGACCCTGCTCGAATCCGTCGAGACGGTGGCGTCGACCTCCTCGGGCAAGCTGGCCGAGGAATTCGAGGTGATGCACGCGAAGGTGAACTACGGGATGAGCCTGCGCAGCGCGCTCGTCGAGTTCAACAACAAGTACCACATCCCGCGGCTCGCGCGGACGGTCAAGCTCATCTCGAAGGCCCAAGAGGCGTCGAGTCAGATCACCGAAGTTCTGACGACCGCGGCGCAGGCCTCGGAGAACCAAGACGACATCGAGCGCGAGCGCAAGTCCCGAACCCGAATGCAGGTCGCGATCATCCTGATGACGTACCTGACGCTGCTCGGCGTGATGGCCATCCTGAAGACGCAGTTCCTCGACGTGATGTCCGGGTTGTCCTCGCAGGCCGGTTCCTCCGGCGGCGAACTCTCCGGGCAGGGGCTGAGTTTCGGCGGGGGCGTCGACACCAACCTGCTGTCGGTGCTGTTCTTCCACGCCGTCACGCTGCAAGCGGCGCTCTCGGGGTTCATCAGCGGCTACATCCGCGACGCCGACATCGTCTCCGGGGTGAAGTTCGTCGTCATCCTACAGACGATTGCGCTCGCCGTCTGGATGGTGGTGGGGTAA
- a CDS encoding DUF7289 family protein: MDHRAQASNIGLVLLLALTITGAGVVVALGGSALSDVQDSTSIDRAEHAMTLLDARAAVVGLGEGSVQTVRLGGSSGGDYAAESESGWLRVRHENYTAGETEEIYNASLGSVTYRNGETTVAYQGGGVWRQEEGGGTSMVSPPEFHYRGTTLTLPVLRVRSTDAASGDIRATIRRDGDLTRIYPNETGTATDGPGAPYDEPVDGETRPYVNPVTNGTVDVTVHSAYYEAWADYFRTRTTGNVSVDHDDRTATVVLETSGEVGAFPYPEKGEDIPVRGIAGGHSVSDFETSIKKDQGSFNNLYASFYVEDGDKAYEAAVEVPSGTGNYCGGGGGSVMLTMDVYYHDESTAEGVHRWTNDSIPSDSGDVQLACEGGDTVIEIDFTGTEQNLTYGSSSLDETAIDWDERNESATESADPTTFAHTGDDGEDTTYDYGDRQHLRILTRHYFAMFDSEFDLTVDHGPGDRGTSQISTSGSGGTLRYETVGGESYITYLHVTENNVTVELD; this comes from the coding sequence ATGGACCATCGCGCACAGGCGTCAAACATCGGCCTCGTCTTGCTCCTCGCGCTGACGATCACCGGTGCGGGCGTCGTCGTCGCGTTGGGCGGCTCGGCGCTGTCGGACGTACAGGACAGCACGTCGATCGACCGCGCGGAGCACGCGATGACGCTGCTCGACGCCCGCGCGGCGGTCGTCGGCCTCGGAGAGGGTTCCGTCCAGACCGTCCGACTCGGTGGTTCCAGCGGGGGCGACTACGCCGCGGAATCCGAGAGCGGCTGGCTCCGGGTCAGACACGAGAACTACACCGCCGGCGAGACAGAGGAGATCTACAACGCCTCGCTCGGCTCGGTCACCTACCGGAATGGCGAGACGACGGTCGCCTACCAGGGCGGCGGCGTCTGGCGGCAGGAGGAGGGCGGCGGGACGTCGATGGTGTCGCCGCCGGAGTTCCACTACCGCGGGACGACGCTAACGTTGCCGGTCCTCCGCGTCCGCTCGACCGACGCCGCGAGCGGCGATATCCGAGCGACGATCCGACGGGACGGCGATCTGACGCGGATCTACCCCAACGAGACCGGGACCGCCACCGACGGCCCCGGCGCACCGTACGACGAACCGGTCGACGGCGAGACCCGACCGTACGTGAATCCCGTCACGAACGGGACCGTCGACGTGACCGTCCACAGCGCGTATTACGAGGCGTGGGCTGATTACTTCCGGACCCGGACGACCGGGAACGTCTCCGTCGATCACGACGACCGAACGGCGACGGTCGTGCTCGAAACGTCGGGTGAGGTCGGCGCGTTCCCGTATCCCGAGAAGGGCGAGGACATTCCCGTTCGCGGTATCGCCGGCGGCCACTCCGTCAGCGACTTCGAGACGTCGATCAAGAAGGATCAGGGGTCGTTCAACAACCTCTATGCCTCCTTCTACGTCGAGGACGGCGACAAGGCGTACGAGGCGGCCGTGGAGGTCCCGAGCGGGACCGGAAACTACTGCGGCGGCGGTGGTGGTTCGGTGATGCTGACGATGGACGTCTACTATCACGACGAATCGACCGCCGAGGGGGTCCACCGCTGGACGAACGACTCGATTCCCTCCGATTCCGGCGATGTCCAACTCGCCTGCGAGGGCGGCGATACGGTCATCGAGATCGATTTCACCGGCACCGAACAGAACCTGACCTACGGATCGAGCAGCCTCGATGAAACCGCTATCGACTGGGACGAGCGCAACGAGTCCGCGACCGAGAGCGCCGACCCCACGACGTTCGCACACACCGGCGACGACGGTGAAGACACGACCTACGACTACGGAGACCGACAGCACCTGCGGATCCTCACCAGACACTACTTCGCGATGTTCGACTCGGAGTTCGACCTCACCGTCGACCACGGCCCGGGCGACCGCGGGACCTCGCAGATCTCAACCAGCGGGTCCGGCGGGACGCTGCGCTATGAGACGGTCGGCGGCGAGTCCTACATCACGTACCTGCACGTCACCGAAAACAACGTGACCGTCGAACTGGACTGA